One window of Helicobacter winghamensis ATCC BAA-430 genomic DNA carries:
- a CDS encoding ATP-binding protein, which translates to MLEKILESYPKLNLRFHRQVILKLQNNTCIYGANGIGKTDFVLHYFNQPHFSALKKLYIDCNDTRLNPLKDLENIQQFLKEKNISILILDNYTPLIPLDFKLSFLIVISSTPLQGFHNLKMPPITFAEFLAMRKIPQEEALTQYLKFGNLFEQLNEQKKGEFLKLLASSPTDFWILRNLILHLGQKVTPYYVYSKLKKEGKLSKDRFYTYAQTLEKGGILFWLEKFEHASAPKKLYFWDFTLKNAVSFERNFNLLFENMVFLELLYHFKLKFFYTDKLDFYIPSLSLGILCAPFTQTLEMRLNKLGKEREFCDFLLILSLNESKQGEHLGMPYFIIPFVEFAKSSVLDSNLLNFNL; encoded by the coding sequence ATGCTTGAAAAAATCTTAGAATCCTATCCTAAATTAAATTTACGATTCCACAGACAAGTTATTCTAAAGCTTCAAAACAACACTTGCATTTATGGTGCAAATGGAATAGGCAAAACAGACTTTGTGCTACACTACTTCAATCAACCACATTTTAGCGCATTGAAAAAACTCTACATTGACTGCAATGACACGCGCTTAAATCCACTAAAGGATTTAGAAAATATTCAACAATTTTTAAAAGAAAAAAATATTTCTATTTTGATTTTGGATAATTACACTCCCTTAATTCCACTTGATTTTAAACTTTCTTTTTTAATTGTAATCTCTAGCACCCCTTTACAAGGATTTCACAATCTCAAAATGCCCCCCATTACCTTTGCAGAATTTCTAGCAATGCGCAAAATCCCACAAGAAGAAGCCCTAACGCAATATTTAAAATTTGGCAATTTATTTGAACAATTAAATGAGCAAAAAAAGGGAGAGTTTTTAAAACTACTCGCTTCTAGTCCAACAGATTTTTGGATATTACGGAATCTCATTTTACATTTAGGGCAAAAGGTAACGCCTTATTATGTATATTCTAAGCTCAAAAAAGAAGGTAAGCTCTCAAAAGACAGATTCTACACTTATGCGCAAACCTTAGAAAAAGGCGGAATCTTATTTTGGCTAGAGAAGTTTGAACACGCTTCAGCTCCTAAAAAACTTTATTTTTGGGATTTTACTTTAAAAAACGCAGTCTCATTTGAACGCAACTTTAACCTACTTTTTGAAAATATGGTGTTTTTAGAATTACTTTACCATTTTAAGCTAAAGTTTTTTTACACTGATAAGCTTGATTTTTACATTCCTTCTTTATCGCTTGGAATCCTTTGTGCGCCTTTCACACAAACGCTAGAAATGCGCTTAAATAAACTTGGCAAAGAAAGGGAATTTTGCGATTTTTTATTAATCCTTTCTTTAAATGAAAGCAAACAAGGTGAGCATTTAGGTATGCCTTATTTTATTATTCCCTTTGTAGAGTTTGCAAAAAGTAGTGTTTTAGATTCCAATCTTTTAAATTTCAATTTGTAG
- a CDS encoding CTP synthase, producing MSKIETKYIFVTGGVLSSLGKGITSSSIATLLKHSGFKVGILKIDPYINVDPGTMSPLEHGEVFVTHDGAETDLDIGHYERFLNMNFSSKNNFTTGQVYLSVIDRERKGGYLGKTIQVIPHIVDEIKRRIRLAGEENEILVVELGGTVGDIEGLPFLEAMREMKHEYGMERVISLHVTLIPLIRAAGELKTKPTQHSVQELRRIGITPQIIIARTEKEIPKELKSKLSMSCDVDYDCVIMAQDAKSIYQMPLNFLKEGVLVPIARFLKLPEFSPDMKEWDLLVKQILAPQNEVKIAFVGKYLSLKESYKSLIEALIHAGANLDTKVDIQWIDSEELEKNEEALEQLKYVDGILVPGGFGERGINGKMRAITFARENKIPFLGICLGMQLAILEYCRNVLGIKDADSMEFNPATKEPAIYLIENFIDQAGNQQVRTHTSPMGGTMRLGEYECQTKENSKLQAAYQGQKVIKERHRHRYEANPKYRERLETNGMVVSGESNGLIEAVELENHPWFVAVQFHPEFTSRLQAPNCVILEFIKQSLEFARN from the coding sequence ATGTCTAAAATTGAAACGAAATATATTTTTGTAACAGGCGGTGTGTTAAGCTCTTTGGGTAAGGGAATTACTTCATCATCTATTGCAACACTTTTAAAGCATTCTGGCTTTAAAGTTGGAATCTTAAAAATAGATCCTTATATCAATGTAGATCCCGGCACAATGAGTCCGCTAGAACACGGCGAAGTGTTTGTAACACACGATGGAGCAGAGACGGATTTAGACATAGGGCATTATGAGAGATTTTTGAATATGAATTTCTCTTCAAAAAATAATTTCACAACAGGGCAGGTGTATCTAAGTGTAATAGATAGGGAGCGCAAAGGTGGGTATCTAGGTAAAACAATCCAAGTTATACCGCATATTGTTGATGAGATAAAGCGTAGAATCCGCCTTGCAGGGGAAGAAAATGAGATTTTAGTAGTGGAGCTTGGAGGAACGGTTGGTGATATTGAGGGTTTGCCTTTTTTAGAAGCAATGCGCGAGATGAAACACGAATATGGAATGGAGAGAGTGATAAGCCTGCATGTAACACTTATTCCACTAATCCGTGCAGCAGGAGAGCTAAAGACAAAGCCTACACAACATAGTGTGCAAGAGCTAAGGCGTATAGGAATCACGCCACAAATTATTATCGCACGCACTGAAAAAGAGATTCCAAAAGAGCTCAAAAGCAAGCTTTCTATGAGTTGCGATGTGGATTATGATTGCGTGATTATGGCACAAGATGCAAAGAGTATTTATCAAATGCCACTTAATTTTTTAAAAGAGGGCGTTTTGGTGCCGATTGCTAGATTTTTAAAGCTTCCTGAATTTAGCCCAGATATGAAAGAATGGGATTTGCTAGTTAAGCAGATTTTAGCACCACAAAATGAAGTCAAAATCGCCTTTGTAGGAAAATATTTAAGTTTAAAAGAATCTTATAAATCGCTCATTGAAGCCTTAATCCACGCCGGAGCAAACTTGGATACAAAGGTAGATATTCAATGGATTGATAGCGAAGAGCTAGAGAAAAATGAAGAAGCGTTAGAGCAGTTAAAATATGTAGATGGAATCCTAGTTCCAGGAGGATTTGGAGAGCGGGGGATTAATGGAAAAATGCGCGCAATTACTTTTGCTAGAGAAAATAAAATTCCATTTTTGGGGATTTGTCTTGGAATGCAACTAGCAATCTTGGAGTATTGTCGCAATGTTTTAGGGATAAAAGATGCAGATTCTATGGAGTTTAATCCTGCAACAAAAGAGCCAGCAATTTATCTGATAGAAAATTTCATAGATCAAGCAGGAAATCAGCAAGTCCGCACACATACTTCGCCTATGGGCGGAACTATGCGGCTTGGTGAGTATGAATGCCAAACTAAAGAAAACAGCAAGCTGCAAGCTGCATATCAAGGGCAAAAAGTAATCAAAGAACGCCATCGCCACCGCTATGAAGCAAATCCAAAATACAGAGAAAGGTTAGAAACTAATGGAATGGTAGTAAGTGGGGAGAGTAATGGGCTAATTGAAGCAGTAGAGCTTGAAAATCATCCGTGGTTTGTGGCAGTTCAATTTCACCCAGAATTTACTTCAAGATTGCAAGCTCCAAATTGTGTAATTTTAGAGTTTATCAAACAATCTCTTGAATTTGCACGAAATTAA
- the recJ gene encoding single-stranded-DNA-specific exonuclease RecJ encodes MIPHFKKLDFREVESLLKQRFDKEEIKSLKDLPKPEKLKNLLEIAGRIKLAIDTKKRIVVVGDYDVDGVVSCAILHAFFKKLQYPILVEIPNRFSDGYGLSKSVISRLDCDVIITVDNGINAIEAAEICKNRGIELLITDHHTPQEILPNALICNPKLSKDFPEPEICGACVAWYLCAALKQVMGIDVAMGDFLDLLALAIVSDVMPLLGMNRVLLKKGLEVLKSSQRTAFIHLKERFCKYKIDGQLISYYIAPLLNCAGRMDSAMLAYRFLITEDKVDSKKLLEKLLSINTERKELQNIIYTEAKESFCKQKNYQKLPVILVYSPSWHEGIVGIIAARLSEEFCKPCIVLSQKNGILKGSMRSSYTDCMEVLESTREHLVAFGGHFGAAGLSLKKESLEAFKKALMCFNYKQERMESNFSEALGYLPLSVVGKEFFAMIQSFEPFGCANAIPKFYTKAKIVNVRYFGEKHSRIILKEGITKCEAVVFNKDLREAQDREIACLYYLQWDNYRQDVVLHLEHYAFL; translated from the coding sequence ATGATTCCGCATTTTAAAAAACTTGATTTTAGGGAAGTGGAATCGCTTTTAAAACAGCGTTTTGATAAAGAAGAGATTAAGTCTTTAAAAGATTTGCCAAAGCCTGAAAAATTAAAGAATTTACTAGAGATAGCAGGGCGTATAAAGCTGGCGATAGATACGAAAAAGCGCATTGTTGTTGTGGGAGATTATGATGTTGATGGGGTTGTTTCTTGTGCAATTTTGCACGCATTTTTTAAGAAATTACAATATCCTATTTTAGTTGAGATTCCAAATCGCTTTAGCGATGGCTACGGGCTTTCAAAGTCCGTGATCTCGCGGTTAGATTGTGATGTAATCATCACAGTGGACAACGGGATTAATGCCATTGAAGCAGCTGAGATTTGCAAAAATAGAGGGATTGAGTTATTAATTACAGATCACCATACCCCCCAAGAGATTTTACCAAATGCGTTAATTTGTAATCCAAAGTTGTCTAAAGATTTCCCAGAGCCTGAAATTTGCGGAGCTTGTGTGGCGTGGTATTTGTGTGCAGCTCTAAAACAAGTGATGGGTATTGATGTGGCGATGGGAGATTTCCTAGATTTGCTTGCTTTAGCGATTGTAAGTGATGTTATGCCCTTACTTGGAATGAATCGTGTGCTTTTAAAAAAGGGATTGGAAGTTTTAAAGAGCAGTCAAAGAACGGCATTTATACACTTAAAAGAGCGGTTTTGTAAATATAAAATTGATGGGCAACTTATTAGCTATTATATTGCGCCATTGCTAAATTGTGCTGGGAGAATGGATAGCGCAATGCTTGCTTATCGTTTTTTGATTACAGAAGATAAGGTGGATTCTAAAAAGTTATTAGAGAAGCTTTTGAGTATTAATACAGAGCGCAAAGAGTTACAAAATATAATTTATACAGAAGCTAAAGAGTCGTTTTGTAAGCAGAAAAATTATCAAAAACTCCCTGTGATTTTAGTTTATAGCCCTAGCTGGCACGAAGGGATTGTTGGAATTATCGCAGCGCGTTTGAGTGAAGAGTTTTGTAAGCCCTGCATTGTTTTGTCTCAAAAGAATGGAATCTTAAAAGGAAGTATGCGTTCTAGTTATACAGATTGTATGGAGGTTCTAGAAAGCACAAGAGAGCATTTAGTAGCATTTGGTGGGCATTTTGGAGCAGCTGGATTAAGCTTAAAGAAAGAATCCTTGGAGGCTTTTAAGAAAGCGTTAATGTGCTTTAATTATAAACAAGAAAGAATGGAGTCTAATTTTTCTGAAGCTTTAGGGTATTTGCCGCTTAGTGTTGTGGGAAAAGAGTTTTTTGCGATGATACAGAGTTTCGAGCCTTTTGGCTGTGCAAATGCGATTCCAAAGTTTTATACAAAGGCTAAGATTGTAAATGTGCGATATTTTGGTGAAAAACATAGTAGAATAATTTTAAAAGAAGGCATAACCAAATGTGAAGCAGTGGTATTTAATAAAGATTTAAGAGAGGCACAAGATAGAGAGATTGCCTGTTTATATTATTTGCAATGGGACAATTACAGGCAAGATGTAGTGTTGCATTTAGAGCATTATGCTTTTTTGTAA